A genomic region of Christiangramia sp. OXR-203 contains the following coding sequences:
- a CDS encoding NAD-dependent succinate-semialdehyde dehydrogenase translates to MSKDSKMTTINPATGKEIQSYDTMTNDEMNKAIESCHEAFLEWKMKPAEERAKIIVNIGKELDKNKDKLAKLMTEEMGKLEKQGYQEIELCSAICDYTAENGPKSLQDEERELPEGGKGFITYSPMGVIYGIQPWNFPTYQVVRYSIANLMAGNGVLLKHAENVTGTGILLEQIYKDAGLPENLFKTLVISHDQSDEVIENERVRGVTLTGSPGAGRIIGEKAGKALKKTVLELGSNDAYIVLDDADLDLAVKTCVQGRLYNNGETCVAAKRFIVVDAVYDKFRDAFVEQMKNMKAGDPTSEDSDLGPMARKDLREELHEQVEESVKKGAKILCGGKIPEGDGFYYPATVLENLEPGQPAYDDELFGPVASLIKAKDTDDAMRIANDSRFGLGGGIFSKDEAKAKELAQKHFDTGMVFINSFGLAKPNMPFGGVKDSGYGREHGGFGLHEFVNAKSVMMA, encoded by the coding sequence GAAAATGAAGCCTGCTGAAGAGCGCGCAAAAATTATTGTTAATATTGGAAAAGAACTTGACAAGAATAAAGACAAACTTGCCAAATTAATGACAGAGGAAATGGGGAAACTGGAAAAGCAGGGATACCAGGAAATTGAACTCTGTTCAGCTATTTGTGATTATACCGCTGAAAACGGACCAAAAAGTTTACAGGATGAAGAAAGAGAATTACCAGAAGGTGGAAAAGGTTTTATCACCTACTCTCCTATGGGCGTGATCTACGGAATCCAACCATGGAATTTCCCAACTTACCAGGTAGTGCGTTATTCTATCGCTAATCTTATGGCCGGAAACGGAGTATTGCTGAAGCATGCTGAAAACGTAACCGGAACAGGAATTTTACTGGAGCAAATTTATAAGGACGCAGGATTACCCGAGAACTTATTTAAGACTCTGGTAATTTCTCATGACCAGAGTGATGAGGTAATCGAAAACGAACGAGTTCGCGGTGTAACTCTTACAGGAAGCCCTGGCGCCGGAAGGATTATTGGTGAAAAAGCAGGGAAAGCGCTTAAGAAAACGGTATTAGAACTGGGAAGTAACGATGCTTATATCGTACTTGATGATGCAGATCTTGATCTTGCTGTAAAAACCTGTGTACAGGGACGTCTCTATAATAATGGTGAAACCTGTGTTGCTGCGAAAAGATTTATCGTAGTAGATGCGGTTTATGACAAATTTAGAGATGCTTTTGTAGAGCAGATGAAGAATATGAAGGCAGGAGATCCTACAAGCGAAGATAGCGATCTGGGACCAATGGCCAGAAAAGATCTACGTGAAGAACTTCATGAGCAGGTAGAAGAGAGTGTGAAAAAAGGCGCAAAGATCCTTTGTGGAGGGAAAATTCCAGAAGGCGACGGATTCTATTATCCAGCTACTGTGCTTGAAAATCTTGAGCCGGGACAACCAGCTTATGATGATGAGCTTTTTGGACCTGTAGCTTCTTTAATCAAAGCGAAAGATACTGATGATGCGATGAGAATTGCGAATGACAGTAGATTTGGTCTTGGTGGAGGAATTTTCTCTAAAGACGAAGCTAAGGCTAAGGAATTAGCTCAAAAGCACTTTGATACCGGAATGGTATTTATCAATTCCTTTGGACTTGCCAAGCCTAACATGCCATTTGGTGGTGTGAAGGATTCAGGTTATGGTAGAGAACATGGTGGATTTGGATTGCATGAATTTGTAAATGCAAAATCTGTAATGATGGCGTAA
- the xerA gene encoding site-specific tyrosine recombinase/integron integrase, with protein sequence MKQLNLFLFRHKNAEQIGIDFRFDMELKAHLKKLNEVRWSRTHSCFYIPAGKQYLESLNSHFKSIEVEINTALLDFSRIPDIAIVETVEVRQAMRKFVRYLKGLRHSPSTIKTYSSFVHSFLKFHHEKENYTHRDVARFIESEVALKRYSISTHRQCISALKHYFEFNENALFDLNALKRPKKSSYLPTVLSKEELIDLLRLTRNLKHRSILALIYSSGLRIGELINLELRDLDIDRRQILVRQAKGRKDRYVMMAESFLPLLLNYLQTYEPKRYFAEGNGGKYSSSAIRGFLKDSCERAKIRKRVTPHTLRHSFATHMLENGTDLRYIQELLGHAKPETTMIYTHVTKKDLLKIESPLDSTIKKLLEKGDKEQSDLRLSRNILG encoded by the coding sequence ATGAAGCAATTGAATTTGTTTCTATTCAGACATAAAAATGCTGAACAGATAGGTATAGACTTTAGATTTGACATGGAACTAAAGGCTCATTTAAAAAAGCTCAATGAAGTGAGGTGGAGTCGAACCCATTCCTGCTTCTATATTCCAGCGGGTAAACAATACCTGGAGAGCCTTAACTCCCACTTCAAATCTATAGAGGTAGAAATTAATACTGCTCTACTCGACTTTTCCAGAATTCCAGATATCGCCATTGTAGAAACTGTTGAAGTAAGACAGGCCATGCGAAAGTTCGTGCGATATTTAAAAGGTTTGAGACATAGCCCAAGTACGATCAAAACCTATTCTTCATTTGTGCACTCATTTCTGAAATTTCATCATGAAAAAGAGAATTACACGCATAGGGATGTCGCCAGGTTTATAGAATCTGAAGTTGCTCTGAAACGCTATTCTATAAGTACGCACCGGCAATGTATTAGCGCTTTAAAGCATTATTTTGAATTTAATGAAAATGCTTTATTTGATCTTAACGCGTTGAAGCGTCCCAAGAAAAGCAGTTATCTACCTACGGTTCTAAGCAAGGAAGAGTTAATCGATCTATTGCGACTTACCCGAAATTTGAAACATCGTAGTATTCTCGCGCTTATATATTCTTCTGGCTTACGAATTGGTGAGCTGATCAATCTTGAGTTGCGGGATCTTGATATTGATAGAAGGCAAATTCTGGTTAGACAGGCAAAAGGTAGGAAAGACCGTTATGTGATGATGGCAGAAAGTTTTCTTCCATTATTACTGAATTATTTACAAACTTATGAACCTAAGCGTTACTTCGCTGAAGGTAACGGCGGAAAATACTCCAGTTCCGCGATTCGCGGATTCCTGAAGGATTCCTGCGAAAGAGCAAAGATTAGAAAAAGGGTGACTCCGCATACGCTAAGACACAGTTTCGCCACGCATATGCTGGAGAACGGAACAGATCTAAGATATATCCAAGAACTGCTAGGCCACGCTAAACCGGAAACTACGATGATCTATACGCATGTAACCAAAAAAGACCTCCTGAAAATTGAGAGTCCGCTTGATTCCACTATCAAAAAGCTATTGGAGAAGGGAGATAAAGAACAGTCGGATCTGCGTTTATCCCGAAACATACTCGGATAA
- a CDS encoding carboxypeptidase-like regulatory domain-containing protein, giving the protein MTRKLLIIIGLISFQFSIAQIQGTIINSDTNQSISFASIWIENTNIGTTSDKNGVYQLDKTDNSNIVVFSAIGYQTQRIEFDLLKDSIRLKSISEPYPKLENINSSRKKKRTTSIGKYDKAKTKRFFGAGNLPGITARFFEYNNSYSKTPFLNEISILTSSDISRAKFLIKLYKKDSVGNPGDYIYHKNIIGVSRRGKRSTKINLSDLNIKFPEKGLFVGIEWLIIEDNKFEYSYISPGKKGELTDISYEPAFGMISSSTLNNSWSFFQGHWTRIPKDPRNHEFKLLALELELSD; this is encoded by the coding sequence ATGACAAGAAAGCTACTTATAATTATTGGACTCATCAGCTTCCAATTTTCAATTGCTCAAATTCAAGGAACAATTATTAACTCTGATACTAATCAGTCCATTTCATTTGCAAGTATTTGGATTGAGAATACAAATATTGGAACCACATCTGATAAAAATGGAGTATATCAGCTAGACAAGACTGATAACTCAAATATTGTTGTCTTTTCAGCTATAGGGTATCAAACCCAACGTATTGAATTTGATTTATTAAAAGATAGCATACGATTAAAATCAATATCAGAACCATATCCTAAACTTGAGAATATAAATAGTTCTAGAAAGAAAAAAAGAACAACTAGTATTGGTAAATACGACAAAGCGAAAACTAAGAGATTTTTTGGGGCAGGTAATTTACCTGGGATAACAGCGCGATTTTTTGAGTATAATAATTCATATTCCAAAACACCGTTTTTAAACGAAATTTCTATCCTAACCAGTAGTGATATTTCTAGAGCTAAATTTCTAATTAAATTATATAAAAAGGACAGCGTTGGTAATCCAGGAGATTACATATATCATAAAAATATTATCGGCGTATCACGACGTGGTAAAAGATCCACGAAAATAAATCTTTCGGATTTGAATATAAAATTTCCAGAAAAAGGTCTTTTTGTCGGAATAGAGTGGTTAATTATAGAAGATAACAAATTTGAATATTCGTATATATCACCGGGCAAAAAGGGAGAATTAACAGATATATCATATGAGCCAGCATTCGGAATGATTTCGAGTTCGACATTAAATAATTCGTGGAGCTTCTTTCAAGGACATTGGACTAGAATCCCTAAAGATCCAAGAAACCACGAGTTTAAACTTTTAGCATTAGAATTAGAGTTATCAGACTAA
- a CDS encoding type II toxin-antitoxin system HigB family toxin, whose protein sequence is MRIIAKRTLRDFWIKHADSEQQLKAWYRETEKTEWENINDLKKDYPSASILQDNRIVFNIKGNNYRLIVKFNFEYQVCYIRFIGTHAEYDKIDANNI, encoded by the coding sequence GTGAGAATTATTGCAAAACGAACCTTACGTGATTTTTGGATAAAACACGCCGATAGTGAACAGCAATTAAAAGCCTGGTATCGAGAAACAGAAAAAACAGAATGGGAAAATATAAATGATTTAAAAAAAGACTATCCCAGCGCAAGTATTTTACAAGACAATAGAATCGTTTTCAATATAAAAGGAAACAACTATCGATTAATTGTAAAATTTAACTTTGAATATCAAGTTTGCTACATAAGATTTATTGGAACTCACGCGGAATATGATAAAATAGACGCTAATAATATTTAG
- a CDS encoding helix-turn-helix domain-containing protein, whose amino-acid sequence MNIKPIRNEEDYQNALQRLDEIFDAKRGTEEGDELEILVILVDNYENEHFPIGMPDPIEAIKFRMEQMGMKQKDLAEVFGFKSRVSEILNKKRKLTLEMVRKLNTTLHIPTEVLIQDY is encoded by the coding sequence ATGAATATAAAACCAATTAGAAACGAAGAAGATTATCAAAATGCTCTTCAAAGACTTGATGAAATTTTTGATGCAAAAAGAGGTACAGAAGAAGGTGACGAACTAGAAATACTAGTTATTCTCGTTGATAATTATGAGAATGAACATTTTCCAATCGGTATGCCTGATCCAATAGAAGCTATAAAATTCAGAATGGAACAAATGGGAATGAAACAAAAAGACCTGGCAGAGGTTTTCGGTTTCAAAAGCAGAGTAAGTGAAATTTTGAACAAGAAAAGAAAACTGACTTTGGAAATGGTAAGAAAGTTAAATACTACTCTTCATATTCCAACAGAGGTTTTGATCCAAGATTATTAA